The Melospiza georgiana isolate bMelGeo1 chromosome 9, bMelGeo1.pri, whole genome shotgun sequence genome has a segment encoding these proteins:
- the DDX59 gene encoding probable ATP-dependent RNA helicase DDX59, whose translation MFLPRSVKVKRTADEDKSCTAKKSKLSSGGSSLGETTEFQDCKSVRTETSASTDNPSEIVREHAEPAAADLGVANTPLAQDSQNTEDDGSLEEPIKSFSKSQRWAEPGEPVCVVCGRYGEYICDETDEDVCSLECKAKHLLQTQAKEKQLTSDQAADSQAEAHLLNTPYFYKDHSFILGLQEEQVENLKLQLGIAVQGQQVPRPIVEFEHCGFPETLNNNLKNSGYEVPTPIQMQMIPVGLSGRDILASADTGSGKTAAFLLPVIMKVLKETETPCALILAPTRELAIQIERQAKELMAGLPNMRTALLVGGLPLPPQLHRLRQSVKVIIATPGRLLEILKQSSVQLHGIKIVVVDEVDTMLKMGFQQQVLDILENISHDHQTILVSATIPVGIEHLANQLLHNFVRITIGDKNLPCSNVRQIILWVEEPSKKKKLFEILNDNKLFKPPVLVFVDCKLGADLLSDAVHKITGLQCTAMHSEKSQVERTDILQGLLQEKYEVIVSTGVLGRGLDLVNVKLVVNFDMPSSMDEYVHQVGRAGRLGHNGTAITFINNNSKKLFWDVVKRVKPTGTILPPQLLNSPYLHDQKRREQQRLKQLHNNLVTGDNIMDIIKKHNKNNSQR comes from the exons ATGTTTTTACCACGATCTGTTAAAGTCAAGAGGACTGCTGATGAGGACAAAAGTTGTACAGCTAAGAAAAGTAAACTGTCTTCTGGAGGATCTTCACTAGGGGAAACCACAGAGTTCCAGGACTGTAAGTCAGTTAGAACAGAAACTTCTGCTTCAACAGACAATCCAAGTGAAATTGTACGAGAACACGCAgaacctgcagctgcagaccTTGGTGTTGCTAATACACCATTGGCACAGGACAGCCAAAATACCGAGGATGATGGCTCTCTGGAAGAACCCATCAAATCCTTCAGCAAGTCCCAGCGCTGGGCGGAGCCTGGAGAACCCGTGTGTGTTGTGTGTGGCCGCTACGGGGAGTACATCTGCGATGAAACAGATGAAGATGTTTGTAGTTTGGAATGTAAAGCCAAGCACCTTCTACAAACTcaagcaaaggaaaagcagcttaCATCTGATCAAGCTGCAGATTCTCAAGCAGAAGCTCACCTGCTTAATACACCTTATTTCTACAAAGATCATTCCTTTATTTTAGGTTTGCAAGAGGAGCAGGTTGAGAACCTTAAACTGCAGCTGGGTATTGCTGTCCAGGGCCAGCAAGTTCCAAGACCTATTGTAGAGTTTGAACACTGTGGTTTTCCTGAAACTTTAAACAATAATTTAAAGAATTCTGGCTATGAAGTCCCAACTCCCATCCAAATGCAAATGATCCCTGTTGGACTGTCAGGGAGGGATATTCTGGCTAGTGCTGACACGGGCTCTGGAAAAACAGCAGCTTTCCTGCTTCCTGTTATTATGAAGGTTTTGAAAGAG ACAGAAACTCCATGTGCCCTTATTTTGGCACCAACGAGGGAGTTGGCAATTCAGATTGAGCGCCAGGCGAAGGAGCTGATGGCCGGGTTACCCAACATGAGGACAGCTCTGCTGGTGGGAGGTTTGCCCCTGCCCCCGCAGCTGCACCGCCTCAGGCAGAGTGTCAAG gtgatAATAGCAACACCTGGAAGACTTCTTGAGATTTTAAAGCAAAGTTCTGTTCAACTGCATGGCATAAAAATTGTAGTGGTGGATGAA gTGGATACCATGCTAAAAATGGGTTTCCAGCAGCAGGTGTTGGATATTTTGGAAAACATCTCTCATGATCATCAAACCATCCTGGTGTCAGCCACGATTCCAGTGGGCATTGAGCACTTGGCAAATCAGCTTCTGCACAATTTTGTCAGAATAACAATTGGAGACAAGAATCTGCCATGTTCCAATGTTCGGCAAATTATCTTGTGGGTAGAAGAAccatctaaaaagaaaaagctgtttgAAATACTAAAT GATAACAAGCTCTTCAAGCCTCCAGTGTTGGTGTTTGTGGACTGTAAACTAGGAGCAGATCTGTTGAGTGATGCTGTTCATAAGATTACAGGATTGCAGTGCACAGCTATGCATTCTGAAAAGTCTCAGGTGGAAAGAACAGACATATTACAG GGATTACTTCAAGAGAAGTATGAAGTTATAGTAAGTACTGGAGTCCTTGGACGAGGACTTGACCTTGTCAATGTCAAGCTGGTGGTGAATTTTGATATGCCTTCAAGTATGGATGAATATGTACAccag GTTGGAAGAGCAGGGAGATTGGGTCACAATGGAACTGCAATTACTTTTATCAATAACAACAGCAAGAAGCTCTTTTGGGATGTTGTGAAGAGAGTGAAACCCACAGGCACCATTCTTCCCCCACAGCTGCTTAATTCCCCATATCTGCATGACCAGAAGAGAAGGGAACAACAGAGACTTAAACAGTTACATAATAACCTTGTAACAGGAGACAATATTATGGACATTattaaaaaacacaacaaaaataattctcaGAGGTAA